The Cyclopterus lumpus isolate fCycLum1 chromosome 6, fCycLum1.pri, whole genome shotgun sequence genome contains a region encoding:
- the zgc:112052 gene encoding protein C19orf12 homolog, which yields MGHRIDDVMKLCCELSANQQIQTTVKGSGKGAAAAGGLAFAGGLVGGPLGIAVGGAVGGLLGCWLTSGQFKPLPQIIMELSPQQQQKLYGSLVAVLGDIQWTDLAQLTALVMGNATLKQQLTATLLGYISKELQADVHYVD from the exons ATGGGTCATCGAATTGACGATGTCATGAAGTTGTGTTGTGAGTTGTCTGCCAATCAGCAAATACAGACCACAGTGAAAGGCTCAGGGAAGGGAGCCGCAGCAGCTGGCGGTCTGGCCTTTGCTGGAGGGTTAGTCGGGGGACCTCTTGGTATCGCAGTCG GCGGTGCTGTCGGAGGCCTCCTGGGCTGCTGGCTGACCAGTGGACAATTCAAACCGCTGCCTCAGATCATCATGGAGCTCagtcctcagcagcagcagaagctctATGGTAGTCTTGTGGCGGTCCTGGGAGACATTCAGTGGACAGATTTGGCTCAGCTAACTGCTCTGGTGATGGGTAACGCCACCCTGAAGCAGCAGCTTACGGCGACCCTTCTCGGGTACATATCCAAGGAGCTCCAGGCGGATGTGCACTACGTGGATTAG